In the Longimicrobiales bacterium genome, GTGCGCGACAACATGAGTCTGCTGGAGCGGGTCGGGCGCCAGGAAGAGCAGGTGCGCGACTACCGTGACCGCGAGCGCGCGCTCACCGAAGCACTCGTCTCTGCGCAGGAGATGAGGGAGGAAGTGCGCAAGCAGGCGACGCAGGAGGCGGAGCTGGCCAGACGCACGGCGGAGCAGCAGGCGGAGCAGATGCGCGCCACTGCGGAGGCCGAGGTGCGACAGCTGCGCAGCTCGGCACAGCAGAAGGCGTCGGAGGCACTGGCGAGCCTGACACAGGAGCGCCAGCGCGAGGAGCAGATGCTGCGCGAGGTGCGGGCCCGTCGCGAAGAGCTCATTGACAATTACCGCGCTTTTCTGGAACGCGAGCTGGACGAGCTCGCGGTCATCGCGCGCGCCGCCGGCGGCGCCGGCGGGAAGGCTGCGCGGCCTGCGGAGCGCCCGACTTCATCGGGTCGGGCCGCCCGCGTGTCGGATGCGCTGCCTCCGGCTGCTGCGGCCGGGCCGGAACCGGAAGCCCGGCCGGCGGGAACGCGCCTCGGCGCGTCCGACCGCCCGCACACGGTGCCCGACGCAGATCGGCCGGACGCTGAGGCGCCGGAGGAAGACGCGCCGGACGCCCGCACGCCGCCGGTGGAGAAGACAGCGCCGGCGGCATCCGCGAGCGCCCGCGCAGAGATCCAGACGCCTGCGGCGGAGCCGGACGTACTCGATGAATCGGATGTGGCCGAGGAGTCCGCGTTGGCGCTCGGGGCGAGTCCGTCCGACGTGGCAGACGAGGATGAGGAGCCGTTCGCGCCCGAGCCGTTCGTCGATGACGAGTCCGAAGTGGTGGCCGACGCCTATGCCGCGGAGTCCGTGCTGCCGGTGGAGGGCGCGGATGCGGGCACCACGGATCAGACAGAGGTGTCGGGCGGCGGTCGTGAGGAGCGCCTGTACGACGGAATCGCTGCGGACGCAGACGGCGACGGCGTGCCGGGCCCGATCGGCCTGGGCGAGCCGGAGCCGTGGAGCGACGCGCCGACATGGTCGATTTCCGACCTCCAGCTCGTTGGCGGCGACACGGACGG is a window encoding:
- a CDS encoding DivIVA domain-containing protein, with protein sequence MIDLTPLEVRKKKGDFRRAMRGYDPALVDDFLDLVADRLEELVRDNMSLLERVGRQEEQVRDYRDRERALTEALVSAQEMREEVRKQATQEAELARRTAEQQAEQMRATAEAEVRQLRSSAQQKASEALASLTQERQREEQMLREVRARREELIDNYRAFLERELDELAVIARAAGGAGGKAARPAERPTSSGRAARVSDALPPAAAAGPEPEARPAGTRLGASDRPHTVPDADRPDAEAPEEDAPDARTPPVEKTAPAASASARAEIQTPAAEPDVLDESDVAEESALALGASPSDVADEDEEPFAPEPFVDDESEVVADAYAAESVLPVEGADAGTTDQTEVSGGGREERLYDGIAADADGDGVPGPIGLGEPEPWSDAPTWSISDLQLVGGDTDGDALDLDDDLDLDDEDDEEMRTLLRNAAAAGYHLEDEPVTDELLLDEAVVDDSDDAEPDEPADDGWLPTLLEDDK